One stretch of Gouania willdenowi chromosome 16, fGouWil2.1, whole genome shotgun sequence DNA includes these proteins:
- the LOC114477904 gene encoding CCN family member 3-like, which translates to MASVSDRAMFVFFITAQMFTLVFTQMCPRGCQCPDEPPPCRPGVPLILDDCACCLVCAAQRGQVCSEMNPCDTRKGLRCDYSVDVHRRTGVCAVHKGDVCVLDGTVYQSGQTFFPSCKYQCMCNDGQIGCIPRCNLDVMLPGPDCPMPRRVHVPGECCEKWVCEPQAEASALGGFAMAAYRQEETASFDGWDPSLNCIEQTTEWGACSKTCGMGVSTRVTNKNQHCEMVKQSRLCMVRPCEEQQTQLALTRGSRCQRMVRSETSVHLTYNNCTSVVAYKPRYCGSCTDGRCCTPHRTKTALVEFQCVNGKTSKKPVMAILTCVCHSHCPRDNAVWQPSQQGYSGMRK; encoded by the exons ATGGCAAGTGTGTCAGACAGAGCGATGTTTGTTTTCTTCATCACAGCACAG ATGTTCACACTAGTTTTTACCCAGATGTGTCCAAGGGGTTGCCAGTGCCCTGATGAGCCCCCTCCATGCCGCCCTGGGGTTCCCTTGATCCTGGATGATTGTGCCTGCTGCCTGGTGTGTGCTGCTCAAAGAGGACAGGTGTGCTCTGAAATGAACCCCTGTGACACACGTAAAGGTCTACGTTGTGACTACTCAGTGGACGTCCACAGGAGGACAGGTGTCTGTGCCG TTCACAAAGgcgatgtgtgtgttttggatggCACCGTCTACCAGAGTGGTCAGACCTTCTTTCCCAGCTGTAAATACCAGTGCATGTGCAACGATGGGCAGATAGGTTGCATCCCACGCTGTAACTTGGACGTCATGCTGCCCGGGCCGGACTGCCCCATGCCCCGCAGGGTGCACGTGCCTGGGGAGTGCTGTGAGAAGTGGGTGTGTGAGCCCCAGGCTGAGGCCAGTGCACTGGGAGGCTTTGCCATGGCAG CGTATCGTCAGGAAGAGACGGCCAGTTTTGACGGTTGGGATCCAAGCCTGAACTGCATCGAGCAAACCACAGAGTGGGGCGCCTGCTCCAAAACATGTGGCATGGGGGTTTCCACCAGGGTCACAAACAAGAACCAACACTGTGAGATGGTGAAGCAGAGCCGGCTGTGTATGGTCAGACCCTGTGAGGAGCAGCAGACGCAGCTCGCACTGAcg AGAGGCAGTAGATGTCAGAGAATGGTGAGGAGTGAAACCTCAGTCCATCTCACCTACAACAACTGCACCAGCGTCGTGGCCTACAAACCTCGCTACTGTGGCTCCTGCACAGACGGACGCTGCTGCACTCCTCACAGGACCAAGACTGCCTTGGTGGAGTTCCAGTGTGTCAATGGTAAAACCAGCAAGAAGCCAGTGATGGCAATCCTGACCTGCGTCTGTCACAGCCACTGCCCTCGAGACAACGCTGTGTGGCAGCCATCGCAGCAGGGATACAGTGGCATGAGAAAGTAG